The following is a genomic window from Episyrphus balteatus chromosome 1, idEpiBalt1.1, whole genome shotgun sequence.
atgaccgagaaagctaaattttggatatgttgtagaggatgcttaaaaaagcttaacttgaagttttcgaccaagatttcctatgagctttttccgccattttgaaaaaaggataaaattggttttttgacaataactcggctatctgacgagatgcgaaaattttacaagaagattttctgtagcttttaacgagttctacaattcatgcgtacaaattttttgtgtatcatgaaccgttttcgagatatcgattagaaaagtcaaaaatttaggacatgccatttgttttttgacataatctatttttgggtgatgaatatcgaaaaaattattaaaataaaatttgtagacaacattcagacctacaatttcgtattttgatatttttttttggacaaaaattacgacttcctcTTCGGCCGCAAAGTGGTTTAGTCCGCGCCCACcaccaagcaagccgcccgttcggttgtaaaaaaaaaaacaatcattcatgttttttttttaatatttatattattttatcagtaacacatacataaaaactgtacagtgctgctaaaaacattccggatttttttgtcattttcatcaattgaaattttaaaacttaaaactggaaccaaatattgttttaatattttttctaggtcgtAAATATATCAGTTAGGGAATTCCAACAGAAAATATTGAGCTTTAAtcctacaaaaatttaaaaaattgaaaaattaatgagAGTCAGAATTTcggctgtgaaaaactaaccggattttttaatgttagtgttcaaaattaatattttgttcagtAACCTTTGTTTTTGAAGACTGCTCGGCACCAACGAGAATTGGAGTCggtcaaattaaataaaatagacaaGAAATATGCACCCAGTCATTTTTCAAAGCCACAAGTACGTTAGTTTCTGAGGTCTGCTTTCTTTTCACTACTCGTCACTTAAAGATAGCCCACAAATTTTCAATCGGGTTCAAGTCGGATAATTGTTACTGCTATTCTAAGCCAGGAGTATTGTCTGCCCCAAACTACTATTTTACgagcttttaagaatttttgacaTCATAACTAGCAGAAAGAGCCAATATAAAGACGCTTCTATCTGCTTTTATGGAGTCATTATCGACTCCAACATCTCTCTATTCATTAAATGATCCATTATTCCGTTAATTTGGTGTACGGCCAGAGCCTGCAGTTgaaaaaaaacccaaaccaTCACTGATCCTCCGCTGTGTTCATGGTAGGgagcatatttttttggtttcaaacatgtGCATGTTTGGCTTCCATTTCACACTCggaataaaacaattaaaaatagcTTTTATCACTGAAAAGGATACTTTTCCGTTTTGTTTTTGAGCAATTCAGATGATTTCTTGTAAATCCAATCAGATTaagtattttcattttaatatttaaagtgTTTCTTAAGATCCTTTCAATGCCTCCCTTTTTAGGCAATGCTTACTATTATGGAATGGTGTTTTTCCGAACCGAAAgacataaaaatcaaaatttctcaCACCCTTTCTTACTGTAATTGATGTTCAAGTACAGATTAAGGCAGGTTAAGCTCCTCACCAATAGTTTAAGAAGTCACAAAAggatattttatcaaaaaactctttattcgccTATCAGTTATTAGCGCTATTTTGTGATGGGACCCACCAAAGTGATCTGATTCAACAgactttttgcttttttactgtTTGTTGATATAATACTCACTTGACGTTGCAATTTGCAACATCCCAAATggataacattttgttttatttcgacTTGAAAGTGTTTTAAGACTTCGTACTGAATTGGATGTCTATAACGCGTTATTTTTCGTATTACATTTAATATTTGATTCAATTCACAAAGCTAACAACTTTGTTTgtctttgcaaacaaaaattttactaaagTGATACTTAAAACCGTTATCTCAATACTGAGAatcgaaatccttgaaaaatccggttagtttttcacagccgAAATTCTGACtctacttcatttttcaattttttaaatttttgtatgtattaaagatcattattttttgttgaaattgcgTAACTGATATATAAGcgacctagaaaaaatattaaaacaatatttggtaccagttttgagttataaaatttccgttgatgaaaatgacataaaaatccggaatgtttttagcagcactgtatgtatttatttaataaataatgagaagatggtaattgtttttttgtaaccccaattttattaacccaaattttgtaaatacaatataccggctttttgtgttgattgtgcattttgtaatttgcttcaatctctatattatttgattgaaaaataggcaatttttcaaattaaattcgtcaaaaatccaaacattaactttttgctcaaaaaacatttaaaatagatagaaaacataacaaagtaatttttaaccaagatttgttaaaatcaaaccattttggtaaaagataataataaaaaaaatcgcattttttgcattttttcaatatttttgagataatatgtattaaaaaaatggtttgagagTTATGGCACTTTTAATATCcaaaacttttgcatttaactttttttcaataggaggtctacttttgacacaaatcgtaaaaaaccacgatttttgacgattttttccccccaattagtttgtgggcaatttatttttcccctttcatataccatttatcctaaattttccaaccacccatatgctgctaataatttttttattttcaaaaattattggcactgatctaattgcaattttgatgaactaaataatatagagattgaagcaaattacaaaatgcacaatcaacacaaaaagccggtatactgtatttacaaaatttgggttaataaaattggggttacaaaaaaacaattaccatcttcttctcattatttattaaataaatacatacagtttttatgtatgtgttactgatataataatataaatattaaaaaaaaacatgaatgattgtttatttttacaaccgaacgggcggcttgcttggtgGTGggcgcggactaaacgactttgcggccgactggaagtcgtaatttttgtcaaaaaaaaatatcaaaatacgaaattgtaggtctgaatgtggtctacaaattttattttaataattttttcgatattcatcacccaaaaatagattatgtcaaaaaacaaatggcatgtcctaaatttttgacttttctaATCGATATCTCgcaaacggttcatgatacacaaaaaatgtgcacGCAtaaattgtagaactcgttaaaagctacagaaaatcttcttgtaaaattttcgcatctcgtcagatagccgagttattgtcaaaaaaccaattttatcctttttttcaaaatggcggaaaaagctcataggaaatcttggtcgaaaacttcaagttaagcttttttaagcatcctctacaacatatccaaaatttagctttctcggtcattttgcatttctaagccgttttttccgacataatgactggcctaagaGTATTGATGACTATCTATTAAACATCTCTGCATTGTTGTGATTCTTGGTTAGCCATGTCTCGGTAAAagcaaagaaatcaaattgctcaGATGATGACGATAGCAGCAATTGTTGCATTTTTGTGCGCATTCCACCAATGTTTTGATAATAACCAAGGAAATTATATGAATTATAATGAGAAGGCAAATGAGAAGCAGAAGCATTAATTAAAAGTAATGCATTGTTGCACTGGGAAGTTTCTgttgatgacgatgacgatggtGACGGTGGTGGTGATGACTGAGACGGTGGCGATGGCGGTGGCGGCGGCGACGATATTAGCGGTGGTGTTGAAGGTGTGTATGAAGTAGCAGAAAGAGTCGATCTTAAGAATGATGTGATGGGAGATAGCGATGATGACGAAGATAACGAAGGTGATAATGATGCCGACGATGGTGAAGTTGGTGTTTGGCAAATTATGGCTGATGTAAGAGACTCGGAGGATCGGGTTGTATGCAGCGTTGCCAACCCATTCGGTCAAAATTGtgcctcacttgaaaaaaaattatgccttttcaaataaattatgcctcaatttaaatttcttagcttatgcttaaaaaattattatattcaaaaagtacacaagtacacaaaacgaaatgtttattaaatcaatttatacattaagggccaatttttcaatagtcatatataaacctcagatagagattattcctaggaataaaattttttttattgaaatttattcttctgatagtctaacggAGGATTGAAAAATCGGGGCTAAGGCAACTTATTTGTCACGTAACGGAAACTTATTTTCTTCGAAAGGAGTTTTCAAGACGTTGCTTCATATAATTGGAAGAAATTAGCGGCCaattttttcaccaataaaaaatattaacctatttgcaagcgttttagacctttttacagcaacaaaattagattcttttctagtaaaagtgattagtgcgaaaaaaaaattcttcgaaaaattaaacactaccaagagttaaatggtaaaaacaaattctgtagataaaatttcgaacaacctttatttaagagatatagaaaatattagtttttagtctttttatcaaaatattttaacaaacttttaaaatataaatcaagaatagaatgaaaaaaattatgcctttttggcaaaaataagcctcaatgccttagctaataaaattatgcctaaaaggcataattatgcctcagttggcatcgcTGGTTGTATGGTTTGCGTTTTCTCTTTCCTGTCcagagttaaaaaatatttaacttgaaCATGAATGGGCCAGAGCGAAGAGTCCATGACTGTTGATAAATGTTCATGTGACACACTCAATTTAAATGTAATGAATTTAAGTTCAGAAACATTTGCATCCTTTTTTACTaacataaaacatttaaatgaaTCTGTAggaatgtttgtttttgaagatATGAATTTAACAATGTCATCGGGAGTGGTTGTGTTAGCAAAACGAGATAGATGAagccattttatttttggtatagCACTTAAATCTGTTGACGTATCGGTGCCAATAATTTtcatttctcttttcttttttgggtttttttttttactcacaaCAACAAACTCGGCGGTTTTggaatcatttttatttgaaggtccgggattattattatttaatgaagGGTCATTGATTGAAATAAATTCCATTTCTGAATTTTCAGTTAAATTGTTATTGACACCAGGCATATCACTATTTTCGCAATTTAAATCATTGCTATTGTCGATTTGACTTGGTGAAGAGTCAGACATGATTTTTTTCGCTAATTTGCGAGGTAAGGAATTAAACTGAGACACTTTGAAGGAAGAGAACTCTCTTTTGAGATCATTTAAACTCTCGGAAAGGTCATTAAAACTGTTAATAAACTGGGAAAGATTAATACTTTGACAAGAATTACATTTCCAGAATAACCTTTTTTCGGCAATTATACCAAAATCGTTGTCACTTATATCGAcacaatttttatgaaaaaacgaCCGCAGAAATATTCGCATTGTACGTATTTAACTTCTTTGGATCGTTTTATACTTTGGTCGCACTTAGCGCAAACTTTAGACATGGTGAAGATTTAATCAACTGACCGTGAGAGAAGTTAGTTAATTtataataacaattttattaaaagtcaatacaaaaatatttcaattcaataccaaatgtacttaaagtaaaataaaaatatatgtattcttttcctaaattcattactgaaaataaatatcataaataattattaatggtgatattatttttatctgtttcacaaactgcggcatgtaaaatcttactgccgatcaaaattcatctgcaatgtatgcattttgcttcgaaaaaacacaaagcgccttcaaattagtacaaatttacagtttttgatttaattttttttttaagaaaaggtgcctcaaacaatggatttttttatttttttacttgcgatataggtactatatatcaagttatgcattcgtacaaaaaaaaaaagttgagataacatttttccatgacattacgatggtagacaatgccaaaaaagtgggtcccggaagtccgtctgtctgtctgtctgtctgtcagtctgtctgtcagtctgtcagtctgtcagtctgtcagtctgtcagtctgtcagtctgtcagtctgtcagtctgtcagtctgtcagtctgtcagtctgtcagtctgtcagtctgtcagtctgtcagtctgtcagtctgtcagtctgtcagtctgtcagtctgtcagtctgtcagtctgtcagtctgtcagtctgtcagtctgtcagtctgtcagtctgtcagtctgtcagtctgtcagtctgtcagtctgtcagtctgtcagtctgtcagtctgtcagtctgtcagtctgtcagtctgtcagtctgtcagtctgtcagtctgtcagtctgtcagtctgtcagtctgtcagtctgtcagtctgtcagtctgtcagtctgtcagtctgtctgtctgtctgtctgtctgtataaggagctacagcctaaacggatggcccgattaatgtcaaacttggtatgtagcgttatttggcgactctccagaggggtttttggaattaatttttttggaccaaaaataacggtacttgtcatataccgattttagtaaaattgaaatatctcgaaaacggctctaacgattttgtttaaaaaattcaaatgttagttttaagctaaggtctatcattcaatgaaaaaaattttttttgagaatcattattaacggtacctgccatagaaccgttttttttcaaatccgattatctccgaaactgcttattcgatttcaacgaaactttttgtgaagaagcatttatataatttaaatataagccaagaataagattttgaaaaaaataatttttggatttttaaaaaaattttgaaaatttttttttgaaaaatcaaattttcgaaaacgggacattgaatttttttgaaattttgtttttagatgttgattagtgatttctaaagaatggcataccaattttattttttaactttttttccaaaaaattatttataaaaaattagtttttaaaaaaacggctctaacgattttgaaatttttttttctaaaaatgcatcttaatatatcaatcaaaactgcatacttgttttggagggcaatttaatttcagattttaattaatttttttttttaaacgaattttatttctttttccaaatttctatataaaaagtcttaaaaatttaagcaactttaactctaagagcaagttcgtgcgacccagtcgtgcattttatttaaatggctGCTGGcgtccacagtacacataaaaaggtaatatattccggaATGTGATTGggcgccaaattgtcaaaacttggaaaaaatcaatttggctaccaatgtcagctaccgtaattattttaattaccgacgaaaaacgcacaacaACCAAAAAACCACGTACACCactggtttttaaaaaattattcaccatttttcgcgaagaaacacgaagaaaacttgtttatttttaattttttcaaatgacattttataaattaaaacaaaaaaaaattttttcctgttaactgcgattgaaatataaaaattaaaggcagaCCTGACACGTGTACTGTGGCTGGggttgtttgattaaaaattaatattcttgTATTGTTACACTTTTTCCCGacgatattattaaaaaaaataattaggtaGATTTTACAACGCGAGGGACAActatgatgacgatgacgacgacgacggtatGATGACTATGAGCTGAATTTGTTCAGCGAATTCAAAGaatcaaaaaaaagtgtaacacACACAGCAAATTTATATGCTGCCACCACGGCTAAATCAGCAAGGGATGGGTTCAGCGAATATTATgatttgatgattataatttaatgagcgaattaaaataaaaaaaaaggtaataataaaatttttgaattccaaCTTACTTTCACCAGGAGCGTCGCAAGCTgagatttaaaaatgaaaagggcgccagcaatttttttttggaaaggaaATTACAAACCTTTTGGAGCGAAAAACGACgatggaaaattaaaaataaaaaacgaacgAATTTACTTTCCAATTTCCAACCCCAATATCACCCTTGACCACTCTGCCAAtttttcccttcaagcaaacaagtccgacctcggtccgaatccgctccgcctcaggcggacctgagtccgacttcggctcagaaacagGTCCGAaagcggctcaaattagtatggaaattataatcaccgcgaagtcgattgcatatgtattgttgtggtgaaaatctccattccgagaaaatggAGCTGAAGTCGGACCCGAggcggagcagcgaaaacctaccagaaagaggaataaaaaagggatgacgtttcgcatttgcgaccaaaaaaaaaaaagatttattttttttttcactgaaactgttttattttttattttattttggcaaacgaaattttcacaataaatacaatataagatacaatacatttttttcattttattttatttgttgttgctgctgctgttgttggtgtttctttaaatgcccaatcgcatgtttcaccttctgccttttccttcatcattagagattacatctacaacacaagcagaaacacatcactttaatccaaacattttgagcgatatatacaacatactttttttgtttccatattgtttataatttgatataattttttataattatactaatatgtattatgctaacaacgacacgacgcgactatacacttcaacaaaaaataacaaaatgacgctttcccagcaaacgcagaactacagaaaaaaccggtgaaatatgtacgtaaaagaagtacttcttttccactgaaaaaagataggatccttcaagcaaacaggtccgacctcggtccgaatccgctccgcctgaggcggagttgagtccgacttcggatcagaaactggtccgaaggcagctcaaattagtatggaaattataatcaccgcgaagtcgattgcatatgtattagtgtggtgaaaatctccattccgagaaaatggagccgaaggcggaaCGAATGACGTCCGGCATTTTCACATCGATCGATACTCGAGTATCGAATATATTTGACATttctaacctaaaaaaaatcctgtattaattttttttcactgaaattgttttttttttttttattttaatgttttttagatcaaaaaattacaataaatacaattttaaaataaatattaaataaaataaatctttttatttgttgttgctgctgttgtttgtGTTTTGGATGTATAGTATTCCCTCCTTTGTTGATTCCTTCCTTTTTTGATATCTCCTGCTGATTCGTTATTCTATAGAAAGATATTGATTAAACAATGATCAATGATATTAATGTTATTAAATACCTGCTGTCGATTCCCAGTCATTCGCATCACATCCGGATGCATTGGTGTACCTTCGGGTAAAGGGGTTGGTTTTTTTCCCAATGTAAATTGGGTTTGCATGTGGTGCACTCGGCCGGGTGGTTTTTGAGAATGTGCAGATTGCTGCTGCACACATTTCATTAGGGAATCTCTCAATTTCAGTCTCAACGACTGCTTACTCCCACACACAATATGCGTTGAGttttcatcaattttaattatcGTATCTTCACTTGGTATGCTTATCGTTAATACACCTCCAATTCGTTCTGTTTTAATATCTATTATTCCATCTTGCGCCAATATGGAATCTATATCGACTCCTCCATATTCATATTTAACTTTCTTTAGAACTTCTGTAGAGTGGTGGATGTAGAGTTGTGCCAGCACTTGTATTTGCTTTACTATCCGATTCATCATCACATGGAGCAATATTATGTACTTTATCTTTGACTTCAAGAATTCCAGTTAATGTGGATATTGTCACACCGGGAGTTGTTTCACGAGGAACAATTTTGATGCTAATTCAGATTTAAGATAGACTCGATCCATTTTTCGTTTGAGTGGCAATCGAATGGTTTCGCCACATTTGAAAGTGATGATTTTCTTGTCCTAAAAATGAAGCAATTAGAAGAATTTATATGACCTTTCAATATGAGTATTACCGGTTGTTCAATATAAAGTTGTGGAGCAATTGGATGCGGTTTTTTATAGTTTTCAGGAATAACCAAGACACTAGGTTTTGGTTCCTTAATCAGCTTGTTTGCTTGTTGATAGTTCAGTGACGTATCGATGGGACAATAGAATGCCTTCATGGACAAGGGTTGGAAAGGAACCAGCACTTGAAGATATGGGAAGTcaggttctaaaaaaaataaatacaaatcaatttaaatattgGAAGAGCCAAAAAGTATTGATCATAGAACCTGTAAATTGATTGAATTATTCGGATTTGAACCCCACATTTCAATAAAATGGACCGCATCGCCAAATCTCAAACTCGGATGACCACAGAACACAATGGCTAGAAGAGAAGCAATTAAATTGAAACTATTTGTGTATGGGTccaaatcatggaggtggaaaatttgatgtccaggtGCCCAATTCCGCGAGTGTGATTTTTTCTCTGCCTTGTTTCTAAGGCAATTTACACGTTTTTCTGTGTACACTCTTGCGGAATAGGATCCCAGGTattgttttaaatcaaaacaacatTTAATTAGAGATTTTGTCttatttaccaattaaaataatagCAACGCACCTATTAAAACAacttaagaaataaaacaaacactGAAGGATCCACCAGTACtggtatggttaaaaaaaattacgaattgtGAATGTGCTCTATCCAGACTTCAGATACAAACATTCtgggggtaaaaaaaaattaatggtggaacaaaaaatgcaaaaaacactCTTAGGCGAGTTAATTTTTACATGTGCTACCAGTTTTGGGGGATTAAAGACAAGAATAAAAGTGAGAACAGttgttatttataattttaggaCAGTACATAGAATGTTCATAAGTCCCAATCTTctaaaatggctgaattttgaaaagacaccatcactaaaccaagaacagaattgtattcttttaaggtttttgaaatccCTAACCACATGAAAAGCTGAGTGGTATTTCTTGCTATTTTTGGATtaattaacatttaattttgatgtccttGGTGAGTTAAACTATCAGTTTAATATTTCGCGAAGGAGAAACGATTTTGAGACCAACTTGATTTAAAACAAAGAAGTTTTAAGGCATGGAAGAAAGTAATCTCCTACGATACGATAAtactaataacactggtcgacaacgaaaatggattttgaaccaaaccatacttttttatagaacttttgtgtgctgattccgaatctgaagtcaaaatttcactggcacgtcaagttttcgaaatatttaaatattaacaggtcaaaaacgcgtttttgtggtacttttggcgttgaatttcatcaccgttaaatttttttttgcaaaactacatgtgcaatattcaaaagccatatttaatcgtcttaaatacgtttaattttattttcaaaattatttttttctaaaagaaatttggtatagaaaggtatgatatctcaaaatcttggtggttaaggtaacttatggtttttgaagcagatttgaagtaaatttcagttttcgactcctgattcggttgaaaaaatagcaaaatattacggaaaaataatatttttaaatcaaatgtcaaaaaaacatttcatttaaaattaatttttgggactttatagctaaaattgtgatgagcagagctcaaaaactagacgtgatggaaaaaatctgtTAACTGTTTTGagttcagcacactcaagtttattataccttacagagttcttgctcccgactttttttgtttttttgccgaccagtgtaattaatttcaaacttgaagaatggtcacaattatttgtaaatacatattcaagaaacttttccttAATTCTCTAGTATTTGTTAACCAGTATTTTGAATTTCTCAACAAGACCACGCCTACCACAAAAAATGCTCTGTAAAATATTGGAAGGAAGTGAAAATTTAAGAAGAACTTCAGTATCTGCCATAGAAAACTAAACTTAAATACCATTCTGTTTTCACTgacttaaaaattctttaatacT
Proteins encoded in this region:
- the LOC129905234 gene encoding uncharacterized protein LOC129905234 → MMNRIVKQIQVLAQLYIHHSTEVLKKVKYEYGGVDIDSILAQDGIIDIKTERIGGVLTISIPSEDTIIKIDENSTHIVCGSKQSLRLKLRDSLMKCVQQQSAHSQKPPGRVHHMQTQFTLGKKPTPLPEGTPMHPDVMRMTGNRQQNNESAGDIKKGRNQQRREYYTSKTQTTAATTNKKIYFI